The following coding sequences lie in one Daphnia pulex isolate KAP4 chromosome 1, ASM2113471v1 genomic window:
- the LOC124193153 gene encoding potassium channel subfamily K member 10-like, translating to MGWKSSLAIHLGFWFYLVGGGAIYFYIEDPYYHLPAPPKLKTINATFCQNLVNYTVDNYATNNRVAVPLQHNHSDEAWFKLLNDSCHNLTNLEKDGNNPSQDVAWEFSSALFLCMTILTTIGYGELSPKSCWGKVFCIFYGFIGIPIFGIVLASTSNYFSAGFLHLYERRRSKLQKDKWHDIFIAATAFLLPGLAAFLFIPAGIFVYLEGWSYLDATYFSFITLTTVGFGDIVVAQETNFSQLWIYRICWIIWVMLGIAYWAIIISFITKALKSKKLRQKWEETSLKLTEQARQMIEHQLATNGHNRGSFVAFKSKAVFDFALQLTGSMGNVRAELERHPLPGLATAFKPAVPGRGLLSLVELSVKTLGHRKGQEQQQPVEIPAAPVPVLAEDQVQMSPQTSVKSRPLLVNTHSSSMDSGFDDDEINSSSSPGCYSRQLSKTNSNCSLPYTSEQKSRAILSKWKSFTRSQTEPELKHQTLSITGRQTSLRQLLMEAVLILEEAEVKEAALNNQSDE from the exons atgggaTGGAAAAGTTCACTGGCTATTCATTTGGGATTTTGGTTTTATCTGGTCGGAGGCGGAGCAATTTATTTCTACATTGAAGACCCGTACTATCACCTCCCCGCGCCGCCAAAAC TGAAGACGATCAATGCCACTTTCTGTCAAAACCTGGTGAATTATACTG ttgacAATTACGCAACGAATAACCGTGTGGCTGTGCCGCTTCAACACAACCACTCAGATGAAGCGTGGTTCAAGTTACTAAACGATTCCTGCCACAACCTgacaaatttggaaaaagacGGAAACAATCCCAGTCAAGACGTTGCCTGGGAATTCTCAAGTGCGCTGTTTTTGTGCATGACAATTCTCACCACCATCG gttatGGGGAGTTGAG TCCCAAAAGTTGCTGGGGAAAAGTCTTTTGCATATTTTACGGCTTCATCGGAATTCCGATATTTGGAATAGTCCTGGCTTCGACTAGCAACTACTTTAGCGCCGGTTTTCTGCACCTGTACGAACGACGACGATCTAAGCTGCAAAAAGATAAGTGGCACGACATTTTTATCGCAGCCACCGCCTTTCTTCTTCCCGGACTGGCTGCCTTCCTTTtcattccggccggaattttCGTTTACTTGGAG GGCTGGTCCTATTTGGATGCGACATATTTCTCCTTTATAACGCTGACGACGGTCGGATTTGGAGACATTGTTGTTG CCCAGGAAACGAATTTCTCGCAATTGTGGATTTACCGGATTTGCTGGATTATCTGGGTCATGTTGGGCATCGCTTATTGGgccatcatcatttctttcATCACGAAGGCTCTCAAG TCGAAAAAATTGAGGcaaaaatgggaagaaacCAGTTTGAAACTCACTGAGCAAGCGCGGCAAATGATTGAACATCAACTCGCAACCAACGGCCACAATAGAGGCTCATTTGTTGCATTTAAATCCAAA GCGGTCTTTGATTTCGCTCTGCAACTCACGGGCTCCATGGGGAATGTGCGAGCTGAACTGGAGCGGCATCCTCTTCCTGGCTTGGCAACGGCCTTCAAACCGGCCGTGCCCGGTCGTGGATTACTTTCTCTAGTCGAGCTGTCGGTCAAAACACTGGGCCACAGAAAAggacaagaacaacaacaaccagttGAAATCCCTGCTGCACCGGTTCCTGTCCTTGCCGAAGACCAAGTTCAAATGTCGCCGCAAACTAGTGTCAAATCTCGGCCGTTACTCGTCAACACCCACTCGTCCAGCATGGACTCGggttttgatgatgatgaaatcaaCAGCAGCTCGTCTCCAGGGTGTTATTCGAGGCAACTGTCTAAAACAAACAGCAACTGTTCACTTCCTTACACGTCCGAGCAAAAGTCCAGGGCAATCCTAAGTAAATGGAAGTCGTTCACTCGCAGCCAAACCGAACCCGAATTAAAACATCAAACCTTGTCAATAACTGGACGCCAAACTTCACTTCGACAACTCCTCATGGAAGCCGTACTCATCTTGGAAGAAGCTGAAGTGAAAGAAGCGGCCTTAAACAATCAATCAGACGAATaa
- the LOC124193163 gene encoding uncharacterized protein LOC124193163 isoform X2, with amino-acid sequence MSNSSPRGLATATVELVRDTSRRLSADLRDMSRDFGNEFRNMGREIRDIHREIGQRFRSSSLQGVPRIEIPRIGLPSFADGPRYTNMDDVMLPPGQELDRLLDDDEESMWSSNPQLCYEEEQGEFQSNSNRLSIIRSPRTEEILKNVEQALRKTDQAFRDMLGMEAKKSMSSGMVTPKNCTRELQQRISAPPPSPSNFGLSAPTK; translated from the exons ATGTCGAATTCATCGCCGAGAGGTCTGGCCACGGCCACTGTGGAACTAGTACGTGATACTTCGCGTCGTTTAAGTGCCGATCTGCGTGACATGAGTCGTGATTTCGGCAACGAGTTTCGTAACATGGGCCGAGAAATTCGTGACATTCATCGAGAGATTGGCCAACGTTTCCGCAGTTCATCGTTACAAGGCGTTCCACGCATCGAGATCCCTCGCATTGGCTTACCTTCGTTCGCCGATGGCCCACGCTACACCAACATGGACGACGTCATGCTTCCACCAG GACAAGAATTGGATCGACTTTTGGACGACGATGAGGAGAGCATGTGGTCGAGCAATCCACAATTGTGCTACGAAGAAGAACAAGGTGAATTCCAGTCCAACAGCAATCGTCTTTCCATCATTCGCTCGCCGAGAACTGAAGAGATTCTGAAGAATGTTGAACAAGCTTTACGCAAAACAGATCAG GCTTTTCGTGACATGTTGGGAATGGAGGCAAAGAAGAGCATGTCATCTGGCATGGTAACACCAAAGAACTGCACTAGAGAGCTGCAACAGCGTATTTCTGCTCCTCCACCATCTCCATCCAATTTCGGCTTATCTGCCCCGACGAAATAG
- the LOC124193163 gene encoding uncharacterized protein LOC124193163 isoform X1: MVAIVQLVQLQPRINNLCSRRSHRSTLPVTFSLLYHSKISMSNSSPRGLATATVELVRDTSRRLSADLRDMSRDFGNEFRNMGREIRDIHREIGQRFRSSSLQGVPRIEIPRIGLPSFADGPRYTNMDDVMLPPGQELDRLLDDDEESMWSSNPQLCYEEEQGEFQSNSNRLSIIRSPRTEEILKNVEQALRKTDQAFRDMLGMEAKKSMSSGMVTPKNCTRELQQRISAPPPSPSNFGLSAPTK, encoded by the exons ATGGTCGCCATTGTTCAACTTGTTCAACTGCAGCCGAGAATAAATAACTTGTGTTCACGGAGATCTCATCGTTCGACACTGCCAg TTACTTTCTCTCTGCTGTACCACTCGAAAATAAGTATGTCGAATTCATCGCCGAGAGGTCTGGCCACGGCCACTGTGGAACTAGTACGTGATACTTCGCGTCGTTTAAGTGCCGATCTGCGTGACATGAGTCGTGATTTCGGCAACGAGTTTCGTAACATGGGCCGAGAAATTCGTGACATTCATCGAGAGATTGGCCAACGTTTCCGCAGTTCATCGTTACAAGGCGTTCCACGCATCGAGATCCCTCGCATTGGCTTACCTTCGTTCGCCGATGGCCCACGCTACACCAACATGGACGACGTCATGCTTCCACCAG GACAAGAATTGGATCGACTTTTGGACGACGATGAGGAGAGCATGTGGTCGAGCAATCCACAATTGTGCTACGAAGAAGAACAAGGTGAATTCCAGTCCAACAGCAATCGTCTTTCCATCATTCGCTCGCCGAGAACTGAAGAGATTCTGAAGAATGTTGAACAAGCTTTACGCAAAACAGATCAG GCTTTTCGTGACATGTTGGGAATGGAGGCAAAGAAGAGCATGTCATCTGGCATGGTAACACCAAAGAACTGCACTAGAGAGCTGCAACAGCGTATTTCTGCTCCTCCACCATCTCCATCCAATTTCGGCTTATCTGCCCCGACGAAATAG
- the LOC124193135 gene encoding asparagine synthetase domain-containing protein 1-like isoform X2 — MATSRIGDEHIPKGHSDTKFLLDKLENVETVEEICNTLEIIKGPWSLIYYKKSLNRIITGRDRFGRHSLLWNCLNGDGELSCPQLIISSSSQCSTLCEIPASSLYQISFENTISVKKVYSRNPYEINKKPVSDHEFFGWIPDFSDLLDSKSSDQIISDYLNIWQKEVEGLKAALLDSIKSRVHCQPMLCKACVLLHLNGNQIKCTHSKVAILFSGGLDSSVLAALTDRVWPENESIDLLNVAFPLRTKNNPTANKFDVPDRLTGLQALEELQKLNPSRKWNFCEINVELEELLEMRKSRIATLIHPASTVLDDSIGCAQWFATRGRGVLISNNEEYVSPARVVLMGAGADEQMAGYARHRQKFANGGWPLLVSEIEMEMNRISERNLGRDNRILADHGRAPRLPYLDEMVVEYLAQLPIWTKVDLRLPIGLGDKIILRALAFQMGLNKTAIEPKRAIQFGSRIAKTEARKEKGSQICDRLTKSLVLEQ; from the exons ATGGCTACAAG TCGAATTGGAGATGAACACATTCCAAAAGGACATTCAGAcaccaaatttcttttagacAAACTTGAGAATGTTGAAACAGTGGAAGAAATATGTAACACTTTGGAAATCATAAAGGGACCCTGGTCGCTGATTTATTACAAGAAAAGCCTCAATCGAATAATTACTGGAAGAGACAG GTTTGGAAGACATAGTTTACTCTGGAATTGCTTAAATGGGGATGGGGAACTCTCCTGTCCTCAATTGATAATTTCATCCTCATCACAATGCTCCACATTATGTGAAATACCTGCTTCCAGTTTGTACCAAATCAGCTTTGAAAACACCATTTCAGTTAAAAAGGTCTACTCGCGAAATCCATATGAGATAAACAAGAAGCCTGTCTCTGACCACGAATTTTTTGGTTGGATTCCTGATTTCAGTGATTTGTTGGACAGCAAATCTTCTGATCAAATTATTAGTGATTACTTGAACATTTGGCAAAAGGAAGTAGAAGGATTGAAAGCCGCTCTGTTGGATTCAATCAAATCTCGAGTTCATTGCCAGCCAATGCTTTGTAAGGCGTGCGTGCTACTGCATCTCaatggaaatcaaatcaagtgCACCCATTCAAAAGTGGCCATTCTATTCTCCGGTGGATTGGACTCGAGTGTTCTAGCTGCACTTACAGATCGTGTCTGGCCAGAAAACGAATCCATTGATCTACTGAATGTAGCATTTCCATTACGCACCAAGAATAATCCCACCGCTAACAAATTTGATGTCCCTGACCGTTTGACTGGTCTCCAAGCGTTAGAAGAATTACAAAAGCTCAACCCCTCTcggaaatggaatttttgcgaa ATCAACGTGGAATTGGAAGAGTTACTAGAAATGAGGAAGTCGAGGATCGCGACGCTCATTCATCCAGCCTCAACCGTCCTCGACGACAGCATCGGTTGTGCCCAATGGTTTGCCACTCGTGGGCGAGGTGTTTTGATCTCGAACAATGAGGAATACGTATCTCCGGCCAGG GTTGTTTTGATGGGTGCAGGAGCGGACGAACAAATGGCTGGTTACGCTCGACATCGCCAAAAATTCGCCAATGGGGGCTGGCCGTTGCTTGTCTCCGAGATCGAAATGGAAATGAACCGAATATCAGAGCGAAATCTCGGTCGCGACAACCGTATATTAGCCGATCATGGCAGAGCTCCAAGATTGCCGTACCTCGACGAAATGGTTGTTGAATATCTAGCTCAGTTGCCGATCTGGACTAAGGTCGATCTAAGGTTGCCGATCGGCTTGGGCGATAAAATCATCCTTAGAGCACTTGCCTTTCAGATGGGATTGAATAAAACGGCCATTGAACCGAAACGAGCCATTCAGTTTGGATCAAGAATTGCAAAAACCGaagccagaaaagaaaaaggttccCAAATATGTGATCGATTAACCAAATCTCTCGTTTTGGAACAAtaa
- the LOC124193135 gene encoding asparagine synthetase domain-containing protein 1-like isoform X1, with amino-acid sequence MCGILLCVRTKSEDHKCTKQLNENKVVLERRGPDASHEIEIDLSTSWKATFSGHTLWLQGDFPVPQPLVDSSGNILLWNGDVFYSRIGDEHIPKGHSDTKFLLDKLENVETVEEICNTLEIIKGPWSLIYYKKSLNRIITGRDRFGRHSLLWNCLNGDGELSCPQLIISSSSQCSTLCEIPASSLYQISFENTISVKKVYSRNPYEINKKPVSDHEFFGWIPDFSDLLDSKSSDQIISDYLNIWQKEVEGLKAALLDSIKSRVHCQPMLCKACVLLHLNGNQIKCTHSKVAILFSGGLDSSVLAALTDRVWPENESIDLLNVAFPLRTKNNPTANKFDVPDRLTGLQALEELQKLNPSRKWNFCEINVELEELLEMRKSRIATLIHPASTVLDDSIGCAQWFATRGRGVLISNNEEYVSPARVVLMGAGADEQMAGYARHRQKFANGGWPLLVSEIEMEMNRISERNLGRDNRILADHGRAPRLPYLDEMVVEYLAQLPIWTKVDLRLPIGLGDKIILRALAFQMGLNKTAIEPKRAIQFGSRIAKTEARKEKGSQICDRLTKSLVLEQ; translated from the exons ATGTGTGGAATTCTATTATGTGTCAGAACCAAGTCGGAGGATCACAAGTGCACTAAACAACTG aatgaaaataaagttgtACTGGAACGAAGAGGTCCAGATGCTAGtcatgaaattgaaattgacttATCAACATCTTGGAAAGCAACATTTTCCGGCCATACCTTATGGCTACAAGGTGATTTTCCTGTTCCACAACCATTGGTAGACTCAAGTGGCAATATCCTTCTATGGAATGGGGATGTTTTTTACAGTCGAATTGGAGATGAACACATTCCAAAAGGACATTCAGAcaccaaatttcttttagacAAACTTGAGAATGTTGAAACAGTGGAAGAAATATGTAACACTTTGGAAATCATAAAGGGACCCTGGTCGCTGATTTATTACAAGAAAAGCCTCAATCGAATAATTACTGGAAGAGACAG GTTTGGAAGACATAGTTTACTCTGGAATTGCTTAAATGGGGATGGGGAACTCTCCTGTCCTCAATTGATAATTTCATCCTCATCACAATGCTCCACATTATGTGAAATACCTGCTTCCAGTTTGTACCAAATCAGCTTTGAAAACACCATTTCAGTTAAAAAGGTCTACTCGCGAAATCCATATGAGATAAACAAGAAGCCTGTCTCTGACCACGAATTTTTTGGTTGGATTCCTGATTTCAGTGATTTGTTGGACAGCAAATCTTCTGATCAAATTATTAGTGATTACTTGAACATTTGGCAAAAGGAAGTAGAAGGATTGAAAGCCGCTCTGTTGGATTCAATCAAATCTCGAGTTCATTGCCAGCCAATGCTTTGTAAGGCGTGCGTGCTACTGCATCTCaatggaaatcaaatcaagtgCACCCATTCAAAAGTGGCCATTCTATTCTCCGGTGGATTGGACTCGAGTGTTCTAGCTGCACTTACAGATCGTGTCTGGCCAGAAAACGAATCCATTGATCTACTGAATGTAGCATTTCCATTACGCACCAAGAATAATCCCACCGCTAACAAATTTGATGTCCCTGACCGTTTGACTGGTCTCCAAGCGTTAGAAGAATTACAAAAGCTCAACCCCTCTcggaaatggaatttttgcgaa ATCAACGTGGAATTGGAAGAGTTACTAGAAATGAGGAAGTCGAGGATCGCGACGCTCATTCATCCAGCCTCAACCGTCCTCGACGACAGCATCGGTTGTGCCCAATGGTTTGCCACTCGTGGGCGAGGTGTTTTGATCTCGAACAATGAGGAATACGTATCTCCGGCCAGG GTTGTTTTGATGGGTGCAGGAGCGGACGAACAAATGGCTGGTTACGCTCGACATCGCCAAAAATTCGCCAATGGGGGCTGGCCGTTGCTTGTCTCCGAGATCGAAATGGAAATGAACCGAATATCAGAGCGAAATCTCGGTCGCGACAACCGTATATTAGCCGATCATGGCAGAGCTCCAAGATTGCCGTACCTCGACGAAATGGTTGTTGAATATCTAGCTCAGTTGCCGATCTGGACTAAGGTCGATCTAAGGTTGCCGATCGGCTTGGGCGATAAAATCATCCTTAGAGCACTTGCCTTTCAGATGGGATTGAATAAAACGGCCATTGAACCGAAACGAGCCATTCAGTTTGGATCAAGAATTGCAAAAACCGaagccagaaaagaaaaaggttccCAAATATGTGATCGATTAACCAAATCTCTCGTTTTGGAACAAtaa
- the LOC124193224 gene encoding histone H3.3A, whose product MARTKQTARKSTGGKAPRKQLATKAARKSAPSTGGVKKPHRYRPGTVALREIRRYQKSTELLIRKLPFQRLVREIAQDFKTDLRFQSAAIGALQEASEAYLVGLFEDTNLCAIHAKRVTIMPKDIQLARRIRGERA is encoded by the exons ATGGCTCGTACCAAGCAGACTGCTCGTAAATCTACTGGTGGTAAAGCTCCACGTAAACAGCTTGCCACCAAGGCTGCTCGTAAGAGTGCCCCATCAACTGGAGGTGTCAAGAAGCCCCATCGTTACAG GCCTGGTACTGTCGCTCTTCGTGAGATTCGTCGTTATCAGAAATCCACAGAGTTGCTTATCCGCAAATTGCCATTCCAGCGCCTCGTTCGTGAGATTGCACAGGATTTCAAGACTGATCTGCGTTTCCAGAGTGCAGCTATTGGTGCCCTGCAAGAGGCTTCCGAAGCTTACCTTGTCGGCCTCTTCGAAGACACAAACTTGTGCGCCATTCACGCCAAGCGCGTCACTATCATGCCTAAAGACATCCAGTTGGCTCGGCGTATTCGAGGAGAGCGTGCTTAA
- the LOC124193229 gene encoding mediator of RNA polymerase II transcription subunit 9-like has protein sequence MATQLVEGGDFDLLSTIYDIIKSVEKEQQDNAQKQKDSQEAGQKVLELQRKLDHAREVVKKLPGIELSKDEQLLQIDLLRRQLTLKRDLLNKYRLITSFDREAQSEFQIHQH, from the exons ATGGCGACGCAATTAGTTGAGGGAGGAGACTTTGACTTGCTGTCTACTATATACGACATAATAAAAAG TGTCGAAAAAGAACAGCAAGATAACGCCCAAAAGCAGAAAGATAGCCAAGAAGCTGGTCAAAAAGTTCTGGAATTACAAAGAAAGTTGGATCACGCAAGAGAAGTG GTTAAAAAGCTTCCCGGAATTGAACTCAGTAAAGACGAACAACTGCTACAAATTGATTTACTTAGAAGACAACTCACACTGAAAAGAGATCTTCTGAACAAATACAGATTGATTACTTCTTTTGATCGTGAAGCTCAGTCAGAGTTTCAAATTCATCAACATTAA